From Verrucomicrobia bacterium S94, the proteins below share one genomic window:
- a CDS encoding 3'-5' exonuclease has protein sequence MKFVAFDLETTGTKPTEDMIVEVGAVMFDGNRAVKGYGALVDPGIPIPAEASAVNGITDDMLKGKPKIVDVLKEFAEFCGDLPLVAHNAPFDYKFLLEDVKLHKSVAPGGVVLDTLPLARKVFPGLPNYKLWTLTRHFNFPSGTFHRAEEDSSYCGLLFAKIVETLEMRGEPCGESDLVKLMGNKEEMRFPEFKAEVDQLDLF, from the coding sequence ATGAAATTTGTTGCATTTGATTTGGAAACAACGGGGACGAAGCCTACTGAGGATATGATTGTTGAAGTAGGTGCGGTAATGTTCGATGGGAATCGGGCTGTGAAAGGTTATGGTGCTCTTGTGGATCCGGGGATTCCGATTCCTGCGGAAGCTTCTGCGGTGAACGGGATTACGGATGACATGCTCAAGGGGAAACCGAAGATCGTTGATGTGTTGAAGGAGTTTGCCGAGTTTTGCGGGGATCTTCCTCTGGTGGCGCACAATGCGCCGTTCGATTATAAATTTCTTCTGGAAGATGTGAAGCTGCACAAGTCAGTGGCTCCCGGCGGTGTTGTTCTTGATACGCTTCCGCTGGCCCGCAAAGTCTTTCCCGGGCTTCCAAATTATAAACTATGGACGCTTACCCGTCATTTTAATTTTCCAAGCGGAACCTTCCACCGTGCGGAAGAGGACAGTTCGTATTGCGGTCTTCTTTTTGCAAAAATTGTGGAAACGCTGGAAATGCGTGGCGAACCTTGTGGAGAATCGGATCTGGTTAAGCTGATGGGAAACAAGGAGGAAATGCGGTTTCCGGAATTCAAAGCTGAGGTTGATCAGCTCGATCTCTTTTAG
- a CDS encoding HNH endonuclease, with protein MNDDWIDIKKDPAHVKRERARAKELRKSAWWKQQLASGSCHYCGGHFDPDELTMDHILPVVRGGKSTKSNCVVCCKECNNNKKYLTPAELIMRELEQENPDSP; from the coding sequence ATGAACGATGACTGGATAGATATTAAAAAGGACCCTGCTCACGTAAAACGTGAAAGGGCCCGGGCCAAAGAGCTACGGAAAAGTGCCTGGTGGAAACAGCAGCTTGCAAGCGGTAGCTGTCATTATTGCGGCGGACATTTTGATCCGGACGAATTGACCATGGATCATATTCTTCCCGTAGTTCGCGGTGGCAAAAGCACCAAAAGCAACTGCGTTGTATGTTGCAAAGAATGTAATAACAACAAAAAATATTTGACACCGGCCGAGCTCATCATGCGCGAACTCGAACAGGAAAACCCGGACAGTCCCTAA